The Eurosta solidaginis isolate ZX-2024a chromosome 4, ASM4086904v1, whole genome shotgun sequence genome includes a window with the following:
- the LOC137247677 gene encoding enoyl-CoA delta isomerase 2-like → MSATNSGMEPKQVTASGDSIRARPTTSTSNRTALAPTKQPPTNGSYSELLVEQSDRICIITFNRVAACNALTRRGCYELIRALNDAKFNEAITTIVITGAAGYFTAGTDFTQTRNLSDKEMRAYFTASNTVLRYLTKAFIYCPKVLVAVVDGACIGIGLVIAALCDVIYCTERAYFQAPFTKLGICTEGALSYLLPQLIGRVKASELLTFGTRLSAQDALQSNLVARIVSNTLVKDELWPQLEEYSRLPAESLRANKRLLTKTERINVDRALNAECFELERLRMSAAHKRALEELQEHIGGYKNRANKSKL, encoded by the coding sequence ATGAGTGCAACAAATAGCGGAATGGAACCGAAACAAGTTACAGCTAGCGGCGACAGTATCCGCGCTCGCCCCACCACCTCCACATCCAACCGAACCGCATTGGCGCCCACAAAACAACCGCCCACCAATGGCAGCTACAGTGAACTTTTAGTTGAACAAAGCGATCGAATTTGCATTATCACATTCAATCGCGTCGCAGCTTGTAATGCGCTCACGCGACGCGGATGCTATGAATTGATACGCGCGCTAAACGATGCCAAATTCAACGAAGCAATTACAACAATTGTCATAACCGGCGCAGCAGGTTATTTTACAGCTGGCACCGATTTTACACAAACGCGTAACTTAAGCGACAAAGAAATGAGAGCCTACTTTACTGCATCAAACACTGTATTGCGCTATCTAACGAAAGCATTCATCTATTGTCCGAAAGTGTTGGTGGCAGTTGTTGATGGCGCTTGTATCGGCATTGGTTTAGTGATAGCGGCGCTTTGTGATGTCATCTATTGTACGGAGCGCGCATATTTTCAAGCACCTTTTACAAAACTAGGTATATGTACAGAAGGTGCATTAAGCTATTTATTGCCACAGTTGATTGGGCGTGTTAAGGCTTCTGAACTATTGACTTTTGGCACGCGCTTAAGCGCTCAGGACGCGTTGCAATCTAATTTGGTGGCGCGCATAGTGTCAAACACGTTGGTGAAAGATGAGTTGTGGCCTCAGTTGGAGGAATACTCGCGCTTGCCCGCAGAGTCTTTGCGCGCTAACAAACGTCTCTTGACCAAAACAGAGCGCATAAACGTGGACCGCGCTTTGAATGCTGAATGTTTTGAATTGGAGCGGCTGCGCATGAGCGCAGCACATAAACGCGCGTTGGAGGAATTGCAGGAACACATTGGAGGTTATAAAAATCGTGCAAATAAAAgcaagttgtaa
- the LOC137247678 gene encoding farnesol dehydrogenase-like encodes MDRWVDKVAVVTGASSGIGWAITQDLLKCGMVVVGLARRLQQMEDLKEELDSSIRERFYPRSCDMTLLPSVKSNFHWVEQRFHRLHVLINNAGMMEMTKVLDEGNEAALQRVIDVNLIGTVNCTKQAYRVMEATMAQGEACHIVTVNSLLGHMVPPHIPECGLNLYPVAKHALHTLHEVLRRELFPHKLMRLSSISPGLTRTDFGGTPTDDEKRTCEELIEPDEILLPEDVARGVNFILSSPPHVTIVDLVIVPTREKY; translated from the exons ATGGACCGTTGGGTGGACAAGGTCGCAGTTGTTACAGGCGCTAGCTCAGGCATTGGTTGGGCCATTACGCAGGACTTATTAAAATGCGGCATGGTTGTGGTTGGCTTAGCGCGCCGTCTACAGCAAATGGAAGATCTCAAAGAGGAGTTAGACTCCTCAATACGCGAACGCTTTTATCCCCGTTCATGCGACATGACGTTATTACCTTCGGTGAAGAGTAACTTCCACTGGGTCGAACAACGTTTTCATCGCTTGCATGTGCTCATCAACAATGCCGGCATGATGGAGATGACTAAGGTGTTGGACGAAGGTAATGAGGCTGCACTCCAGCGCGTAATCGATGTGAATTTGATAGGCACAGTGAACTGTACAAAGCAAGCGTATCGTGTGATGGAAGCCACAATGGCGCAGGGTGAAGCTTGTCATATAGTAACTGTGAACAGTTTGTTGGGTCACATGGTGCCGCCGCATATACCAGAATGTGGCTTAAATTTATATCCAGTGGCGAAACATGCATTGCATACGTTGCACGAGGTTCTACGGCGCGAGCTCTTTCCACACAAGCTGATGCGCTTGTCG TCCATTAGCCCCGGGTTGACGCGCACTGACTTTGGTGGCACGCCCACTGATGATGAGAAGAGAACTTGTGAAGAGCTGATAGAACCGGACGAAATTCTACTGCCTGAGGATGTTGCGCGTGGCGTCAATTTTATACTCTCTTCACCGCCGCATGTGACTATAGTTGATTTAGTGATAGTGCCCACGCGTGAAAAGTATTGA